Proteins encoded within one genomic window of Oryza glaberrima chromosome 12, OglaRS2, whole genome shotgun sequence:
- the LOC127757180 gene encoding MAG2-interacting protein 2 isoform X2, producing the protein MAFFTNGAWLEAQGILGVVDDLNTLHLIKENGEALTRRTSNQLKLSYPIVNIVVHDGSSSERPGFYIFTSDGMVHKFDYMQDHEANLQKVAILIQDAVSAKTPQLPHSVSCVDYHQDHSLVVLIGNPNAFLSSNGSSGACFLYVLHFNGNLEFSLSFPSLQLEGTFFPPKDQATFASSAKVRISPQSKHIATLDLNGSVNIFVLANDKRSASLHPPRNGTQLSDVKDISWWTDNILMVVKEKGSINMYSISGNRVVSEDGHVLSTPQLEKARAVEGYTFILQSSRYEGNTTFEEVDSNSMPNLQNVSRNNQRSEMDKIIWSLISFSKITVPEKYSILIRGNRYKEALDFACKHNLDKDEVLKAQWLSSDGDVHDIDTYLANIKDQVFVLSECLNKVGPTEIALKALLSFGLRITDRFKFSKLDNSIDTSAWDSRIIRLLLLRYNDLLETFLGINMGRFSAVEYRKFRLMPLVETAVALAESGKIGALNLLFKRHPYTISFDILHILSAIPETVSVQSYSQLLPGKSPPSVVILRDGDWVECEQMASFINTCSDQLEKNGEFKTELLLKHSAGFSWPSIAELCEWYKSRARDIDCLSGQLENCLAMIELGCQKGIVELEPFFDDIKYLYEVVYSDELSEFIMNLAMWEDLPNYEKFKIILKGAKEGTVVQRLEEKAIPFMKKRSHLICLSNEEKHRESYLIRWLKEVASQNELSICLAVFENGCGDSPIHGLFKDIAEMIETAVHCIYLCSATNQWNTMSSILSKLHHKMKREKSMLASEEDYNFKDAKQALGTCVVSFDDMQYVCTRILSGLSSPGDSYSHDSINYQLDNIKSLDMLEKKLKVAEGHVEVGRLFAYYQVPKPIHFFLSTHLDEKNAKQIIRLLLSKFGRRQPVRSDNEWANMWRDLKHFQEKAFPFLDSEFMLVEFIRGLLKAGKFSLARNYLGGTSAVSLSIEKAENLVVQAAREYFFSASTLSCNEIWKARECLNLLPNSISVQAETDIIDALTVRLPYLGVTILPVQFRQIKDPMEIIRMVITSQTGAYLHFEEITDVAKLLGLKNEEEIAAVEEAIAREAVVNGDLQLAFDICLTLTKKGHGAVWDLCAAIARGPQLDNLDTSTRGKLLGFSLSHCDEESVGELLNAWKELDVHDKFEQLMISTGTNPPNFSTDGSSITPLPVQSVQDILDLREDISDDRGIDHVGIVKQMLSKVCTDLSNEDAYRWESSLAESRKLFSFSALELPWLLKLSNDEEHDGKKQSLKTDHPIRRYQFSTKVKAINCIIHWLAVSGFSPNDDLVMSLAKSVIEPPVDEEDYVLGCSILLNLMDPFNGVKIIEEELKKRECFQEISSIMNLGMTYSSLNSLKKECSTPEQRRNLLLEKFHEKFTSVESDELDQIDEANATFWREWKAKLEEERRLADQAMMLKQVLPDVDTSRFLSGDVNYIKNVLFSFIDSVKLEKKHILKEAVKIAETYGLRRTEVLLRFLGCALLSESWDNNDILSEISEFRDDIVNSAKGVIDMIHSDVYPEINGYNKQRLSYIYDILSACHSYLKRSSEIELTYPEHVHTHKFEPFQYYKVLAEECKKVSFIDGLNYKNIAGLDNLNFEHFNEEVCKNIHASTVRALADMVQALVSMYVDVLAKGLISRQGVYKHYVLGLLASLEGRTEARSDNIDSEKVQAVLSEIELNYDSCKEYIQVLPATDISCIIIRYCMLCFHCDLTRNHPQEPSWKKPLDVLVMLWIKLIDDIPVESMDACPYGRAEYLDSNRLSHCMRVFRQLLVDDKITVCQGWDAISMYVKIGLGDEIPMEISYFCRSMILSGCAFESVAQVYHGGQEQLENESVDPSNPLDLLELYSATLDDCLSDLIKSPSESQILLHKLLSSLSRSTEKHAGTLEMIRSGVWGKLISFSENMQLDSQLRVYALQLMQCITGRNLKSLPNELVSQVEPWELWYEPGTGSSVADDNNSPSSSITGTLVALRSTQMITTVLPNANITPDNLGTLDSAVSCFLHLSESASSVETIAVMEAVLEEWEQLFSSKEEYVPPQESPKETNDWSDDWDDGWEALPEELESPTKKHGRTSLSVDPLHTCWMEIIRKLVELGEPHKVIELLDRASSRNSMLIEDDEANRLLELISAMEPLMALKIMLLLPYETTRLRCLQMVEAKMREGTVSTSSNADDHELLALVLSSGVLQRIVTEVEYSKLFSHICHLVGHLARSSQNDLLVKWNDEANAPGTSKTNKSLLFARVLFPSFISELVLRGQYLLAGFVISRWMHTHPSLGLMDVTEASVRRYLNGQIVQAQQLGGTDVFLTDNKLSVSHALSTLRSNLVSLVQAALATLPNQDL; encoded by the exons ATGGCTTTTTTTACAAATGGGGCTTGGCTGGAGGCTCAAGGCATTTTAGGTGTGGTGGATGACTTGAACACACTTCATTTGATCAAAGAAAATGGAGAGGCATTAACAAGGAGAACAAGCAATCAGTTGAAGCTGTCTTATCCTATCGTTAATATAGTTGTGCATGATGGCTCAAGCTCGGAGAG GCCGGGTTTCTACATTTTCACAAGTGATGGCATGGTTCATAAATTTGACTACATGCAAGATCATGAAGCAAACCTGCAAAAAGTTGCCATATTGATTCAAGATGCGGTATCAGCTAAGACTCCTCAATTGCCACATAGTGTATCATGCGTTGATTATCACCAGGATCATTCATTAGTGGTCTTAATTGGGAATCCAAATGCCTTTTTAAGCTCCAATGGCTCCTCTG GAGCTTGTTTTCTATATGTGTTGCACTTCAACGGAAATCTGGAATTTAGTCTTTCGTTTCCAAGTCTGCAGTTGGAAGGGACATTTTTTCCTCCTAAGGACCAAGCAACTTTTGCTTCATCTGCAAAAGTCAGAATCTCACCTCAGAGCAAGCATATTGCTACATTGGATTTGAATGGTTCTGTCAACATCTTTGTACTTGCTAATGACAAACGCTCTGCTTCACTTCATCCTCCCAGGAATGGTACACAACTGAGTGATGTTAAGGACATCAGTTGGTGGACAGATAATATTCTGATGGTGGTAAAGGAAAAAGGTAGCATTAACATGTACAGCATCAGTGGAAACAGGGTAGTTTCAGAAGATGGTCATGTTCTATCTACACCACAACTGGAAAAGGCAAGAGCTGTTGAAGGATACACTTTTATTTTGCAATCAAGCCGGTACGAAGGAAACACTACATTTGAGGAGGTGGATAGTAACTCTATGCCTAACCTACAAAATGTTTCTAGAAATAATCAGCGTTCCGAGATGGATAAAATAATTTGGAGCCTGATATCATTCTCCAAAATTACAGTCCCAGAAAAGTACTCTATTCTCATCAGAGGGAATCGATACAAGGAAGCTTTGGATTTTGCCTGCAAGCATAATTTAGATAAGGATGAAGTTCTTAAAGCACAGTGGTTGAGCTCCGATGGAGATGTTCATGATATAGACACATACTTGGCAAACATTAAAGACCAAGTATTTGTATTGTCAGAATGTTTGAACAAAGTTGGACCAACAGAGATTGCTCTGAAAGCCCTACTTTCTTTTGGCCTTCGTATAACAGAccgtttcaaattttcaaagttGGATAACAGCATTGATACCTCAGCATGGGACAGTCGCATCATTAGGCTTCTTTTGTTGCGTTATAATGACTTGCTGGAGACATTCTTGGGAATTAATATGGGAAG GTTCTCAGCTGTAGAATATAGAAAATTTCGTTTGATGCCTCTTGTGGAAACTGCTGTTGCTCTGGCTGAAAGTGGCAAAATTGGCGCCCTTAATCTTCTCTTCAAGCGTCATCCATACACTATATCTTTTGACATTTTACATATTTTGTCTGCAATCCCAGAAACTGTTTCTGTTCAGAGTTATAGTCAGTTGCTACCTGGGAAATCTCCTCCTAGTGTTGTGATTTTAAGAGATGGTGACTGGGTTGAATGCGAACAAATGGCATCATTCATAAACACTTGTTCTGATCAGTTGGAGAAGAATGGAGAGTTCAAAACAGAACTACTTCTAAAGCATTCTGCTGGCTTTTCATGGCCATCGATTGCTGAACTTTGTGAGTGGTACAAAAGCAGAGCAAGGGACATTGACTGCTTAAGTGGACAGCTGGAAAATTGTCTTGCCATGATAGAGCTTGGATGCCAAAAGGGCATTGTAGAGTTGGAACCATTTTTTGATGATATTAAATATCTTTATGAAGTTGTATATTCTGACGAGTTGAGTGAGTTTATAATGAACCTTGCGATGTGGGAAGATCTTCCTAACTATGAGAAGTTCAAAATCATCCTTAAAGGAGCCAAAGAAGGAACAGTTGTCCAACGACTAGAAGAAAAGGCAATCCCTTTTATGAAAAAGAGATCACACTTGATCTGTTTGAGTAATGAAGAAAAACACAGAGAATCATACCTGATTAGATGGCTGAAAGAGGTTGCTTCTCAAAATGAGCTCTCCATTTGCTTGGCTGTATTTGAAAATGGTTGTGGAGACTCACCAATTCATGGGCTTTTCAAGGATATTGCTGAAATGATAGAAACAGCTGTTCACTGCATTTATCTATGCTCTGCAACTAACCAGTGGAATACCATGTCATCAATTTTATCAAAGTTGCACCATAAGATGAAGCGAGAAAAATCTATGTTGGCCAGTGAAGAAGATTATAATTTCAAAGATGCTAAGCAAGCCCTTGGCACTTGTGTGGTTTCTTTTGATGACATGCAATATGTGTGCACTAGAATCTTATCTGGTCTGAGTTCTCCAGGGGATTCTTATTCTCATGATTCAATAAATTACCAACTTGATAATATCAAATCTCTTGATATGCTGGAGAAGAAGCTAAAAGTTGCTGAAGGCCATGTAGAAGTTGGCAGACTGTTTGCTTATTATCAG GTCCCAAAGCCAATACATTTTTTCCTGAGCACACACTTGGATGAGAAGAATGCAAAGCAAATTATACGGTTGCTCCTGTCAAAATTTGGTCGACGTCAACCTGTTCGATCAGACAATGAGTGGGCTAACATGTGGCGTGATCTGAAACATTTCCAAGAAAAGGCATTTCCTTTTCTTGATTCAGAATTTATGCTGGTAGAATTTATTAGAGGGCTTCTAAAAGCTGGTAAGTTTTCACTAGCCAGGAACTATCTGGGAGGAACAAGTGCAGTTTCTTTGTCCATAGAAAAAGCTGAAAATCTTGTTGTCCAAGCTGCAAGGGAGTATTTCTTCTCGGCTTCAACTTTGTCCTGTAATGAA ATATGGAAGGCCAGGGAATGCCTAAACCTGTTACCTAATAGTATAAGTGTTCAAGCAGAAACGGATATAATTGACGCTTTAACTGTCAGACTTCCTTATCTAGGGGTGACTATCCTTCCTGTTCAATTCAGACAGATTAAGGATCCTATGGAGATCATCCGAATGGTTATTACAAGTCAGACAGGGGCATATCTTCACTTTGAAGAGATTACTGATGTCGCAAAACTTTTAGGGTTGAAAAATGAAGAGGAAATAGCTGCTGTGGAGGAGGCTATTGCCAGAGAAGCAGTCGTTAATGGCGACCTTCAGCTAGCCTTTGATATCTGTCTAACTTTGACTAAAAAGGGTCATGGTGCAGTGTGGGATTTATGTGCTGCAATTGCTAGGGGTCCTCAGCTCGATAATCTGGATACAAGTACCCGTGGCAAGCTGTTGGGCTTCTCTCTCAGCCATTGTGATGAAGAATCTGTTGGTGAATTATTGAATGCTTGGAAAGAGCTTGATGTCCATGATAAATTTGAGCAATTAATGATTTCAACTGGTACAAATCCTCCTAATTTCTCGACTGATGGCTCTTCAATCACACCACTTCCTGTCCAAAGTGTGCAAGATATACTTGACCTGAGAGAAGACATTAGTGATGATAGAGGCATAGATCATGTTGGGATTGTTAAACAAATGCTATCAAAAGTTTGCACAGACTTGTCAAATGAAGATGCATATAGGTGGGAATCTTCTTTGGCAGAAAGCAGGAAACTCTTTTCCTTCTCTGCATTGGAATTGCCATGGCTTTTGAAGTTGTCCAATGATGAAGAGCATGATGGTAAAAAACAGTCTTTGAAGACTGACCATCCCATCAGGAGATATCAATTTTCAACCAAAGTAAAAGCAATAAATTGCATTATACATTGGTTGGCTGTAAGTGGCTTTTCTCCCAATGATGATCTAGTCATGTCTCTTGCAAAGTCTGTAATAGAGCCTCCTGTTGACGAAGAGGACTATGTTCTTGGCTGTTCCATTCTTCTGAATCTCATGGACCCTTTCAATGGAGTGAAAATAATAGAGGAAGAGCTCAAGAAACGAGAATGCTTTCAAGAAATTAGCAGCATTATGAATTTAGGAATGACATACAGTTCGCTCAACAGTTTGAAGAAAGAATGCTCTACTCCTGAGCAGAGGAGAAATCTGCTGCTTGAGAAATTCCATGAGAAATTTACCTCAGTCGAATCAG ATGAGTTAGACCAGATTGATGAAGCAAATGCCACATTCTGGAGAGAGTGGAAAGCAAAGTTAGAGGAGGAGAGACGACTGGCTGATCAAGCAATGATGCTCAAACAAGTGTTGCCTGATGTCGACACATCTCGATTCTTGTCTGGTGATGTCAATTACATCAAAaatgttcttttctcctttatTGATTCTGTTAAGCTGGAGAAGAAACATATACTGAAGGAAGCAGTAAAAATAGCTGAGACCTATGGCTTGCGACGAACtgag GTGCTTTTACGATTTTTGGGCTGCGCTCTTCTCTCTGAGTCTTGGGATAACAATGATATTCTGAGTGAAATTTCTGAATTCCGTGATGATATTGTCAACTCAGCTAAGGGTGTGATTGATATGATACATTCAGATGTCTATCCAGAGATTAATGGTTATAATAAGCAACGTCTCTCTTACATTTATGACATCCTTTCAGCATGCCACTCATATCTGAAAAGGTCAAGTGAGATAGAGTTGACATACCCTGAACATGTCCATACACATAAGTTCGAACCATTTCAGTATTATAAGGTCCTAGCTGAAGAGTGCAAGAAAGTATCTTTCATTGATGGCTTGAATTACAAAAACATAGCTGGATTGGATAATCTGAACTTTGAGCATTTCAATGAAGAGGTATGCAAGAATATCCATGCTTCAACTGTCAGAGCTCTGGCTGATATGGTACAAGCTCTCGTGAGTATGTATGTCGATGTACTGGCCAAGGGACTCATATCACGGCAAGGTGTTTACAAGCATTATGTTCTTGGTTTGCTGGCATCTTTAGAAGGCCGCACTGAAGCAAGATCAGACAACATAGACTCTGAAAAGGTGCAGGCGGTCCTTTCTGAAATAGAGTTGAACTATGATAGTTGCAAGGAATACATCCAAGTTCTTCCAGCTACAGATATTTCATGCATCATTATAAGGTATTGCATGCTATGTTTTCATTGCGACTTAACAAGAAACCATCCACAGGAGCCTTCATGGAAGAAACCTCTGGATGTGTTGGTAATGCTTTGGATTAAACTTATTGATGACATACCGGTGGAGTCAATGGATGCTTGTCCATATGGAAGGGCAGAATACTTGGATTCAAATAGGTTATCTCACTGCATGAGGGTTTTCAGACAGCTATTGGTAGATGATAAGATAACAGTGTGTCAAGGTTGGGATGCCATCTCCATGTATGTAAAAATTGGCCTTGGTGATGAAATCCCGATGGAGATTTCATATTTTTGTCGATCTATGATTCTTTCCGGCTGTGCTTTTGAATCTGTAGCTCAAGTATACCATGGAGGACAGGAACAATTGGAAAATGAGAGTGTAGACCCAAGCAATCCTTTGGATCTCTTAGAGCTTTACAGTGCTACTCTAGATGATTGTTTGTCAGATTTGATCAAGAGTCCTAGTGAGTCTCAGATATTGTTGCATAAATTGCTGTCGTCACTGAGCCGATCAACAGAGAAACACGCTGGCACTCTTGAGATGATTAGATCTGGTGTTTGGGGGAAGTTAATCAGCTTTTCTGAAAACATGCAGCTAGACAGCCAATTGAGGGTCTATGCTCTGCAACTGATGCAGTGCATCACAGGAAGAAACCTCAAAAGCCTTCCAAATGAGCTGGTTTCCCAGGTTGAGCCATGGGAATTGTGGTATGAGCCTGGGACAGGTTCTTCCGTAGCAGATGATAATAATAGTCCCTCCAGCAGCATTACAGGCACCCTAGTGGCCCTCAGATCTACTCAGATGATCACTACAGTTCTTCCTAATGCTAATATCACACCCGACAACCTGGGGACTCTTGATTCTGCAGTATCTTGCTTCTTGCACTTGTCAGAAAGTGCTTCTTCTGTTGAGACTATTGCTGTTATGGAAGCAGTTTTAGAAGAGTGGGAGCAATTGTTCTCTTCCAAAGAAGAATATGTTCCGCCTCAAGAATCACCAAAAGAAACCAATGATTGGAGTGATGATTGGGATGATGGCTGGGAGGCCCTACCAGAAGAGTTAGAGAGTCCAACGAAAAAGCACGGTAGAACCTCATTATCTGTTGATCCCCTCCACACTTGTTGGATGGAGATTATCAGAAAACTAGTTGAGCTTGGTGAACCACATAAGGTAATTGAACTTCTGGACCGAGCATCATCCAGAAATAGCATGTTAATCGAGGATGATGAAGCAAACCGGTTACTTGAACTCATATCTGCAATGGAACCGTTGATGGCTCTCAAAATCATGCTGCTTCTCCCTTATGAAACTACAAGGTTGCGGTGCCTGCAGATGGTTGAAGCAAAAATGAGGGAAGGAACAGTGTCCACCTCATCAAATGCTGACGATCATGAGCTGCTGGCCTTGGTTTTGTCATCTGGAGTCCTGCAGAGAATCGTGACCGAAGTGGAATACTCAAAATTGTTCTCTCACATATGTCATCTTGTCGGACATCTTGCTAGGTCATCGCAGAACGATCTCCTTGTAAAGTGGAACGATGAAGCGAATGCACCAGGGACATCCAAGACAAATAAATCTCTACTGTTTGCTAGGGTCTTGTTTCCTAGTTTCATATCTGAACTGGTGCTCAGGGGCCAATATCTACTGGCTGGCTTTGTCATCTCCAGATGGATGCACACCCACCCATCCCTTGGCCTGATGGATGTCACGGAGGCCAGCGTGCGACGATACCTGAATGGTCAGATTGTTCAAGCTCAGCAATTGGGAGGAACCGATGTTTTTCTTACTGACAATAAACTGTCTGTAAGCCATGCTCTCTCCACTTTACGATCAAACTTGGTTTCTCTTGTGCAAGCTGCATTGGCAACCCTTCCGAACCAAGATTTGTAG